The genomic interval GGCAGGATTAGCGATTGCTGAGATGCTTGCATCATTATCTAAGCCAACCGTCTCGATTGTGTTAGGCGGCGGGCATTCTATTGGTGTTCCAATTGCTGTATCGTGTGACTACTCGTATATTGCGGAAACGGCTACGATGACGATTCATCCGATTCGCTTAACGGGGCTTGTTATTGGTGTACCACAAACCTTTGAATATTTGGACAAAATGCAAGAGCGTGTCATTAATTTTGTTACGAAGCATTCAAAAGTGACAGAAGAGAGCTTTAAAGAATTAATGTTTGCCAAAGGAAATTTAACGCGAGATATTGGGACAAATGTTATCGGTAATGAAGCTGTAAATATTGGGATGATTAATGAGGTCGGCGGTGTTGGTCAAGCGATGAGAAAACTAAACGAATTGATTAGCGCAAACAAACATGAATCAGGTGGAGAGGAAGGACTCTTACAATGACGCTTTATACGATTATGCCTCATGAGCACGTTCATCCTCATCAGCATGAGGCATTGACTGCCTATTTCGAAATCATGTACAATGGCATTCCCGTGATGGTGGAGCATGATGGAGGAACAATGCTTCGAATTGATCGAATTTTAAGTACAGATCCTGCTCATTTTTTACAAGAAAGTGTTCAACCAGGTCAGTCTATCCCTCTTTTTGAAATGCTAAACAATTAGAAATAATGACCAACAAAGCGAAATTATGATATACTAAAAGTAAACAAGAAACTGAGCAGCCAAGTAGGCTGCTCTATTTTTTCAAGGAGCTATCTGTTAGGAAAAATAGGTGATATTATGGCAAAGAAAAAAACCAGAAATAAGAAGACGACAGAGAAATTAAAAACAACGATGAAATATGAATTGATTGGTTTGATTATACTTGGTCTCTCTGCGATTGCAATTGCTAAGCTTGGAGCAGTAGGCCACGCTATCGTATCATTTGTTCGTTTTTTCATGGGTGAGTGGTATATCCTATTGCTGATTGGAAGTATTATTATTGGGTTTTATTTGATGATTAAACGAGAAATTCCTTATTTTTTCAAACGACAACTTGTTGGTTTATACTTTATTATTGCAAGTATTTTACTATTAAGTCATGTGACATTATTTCAATTATTGGCAGAAGGCGGGCCATTTAAAAAGCCAAGTGTTATTTTGAATACCTGGGAGTTATTTTGGATGGAAGTGTCAAAGGCATCGAGTACAGAGGAACTTGGCGGTGGTATGATTGGTGCTTTATTATTTGCGACTTCTTATTTTCTTTTTGATGCTGCAGGTTCTAAAATT from Peribacillus asahii carries:
- a CDS encoding ClpP family protease, which translates into the protein MEKIQQLGTTNVPQMSQDSQIHCLTIIGQIEGHMQLSPQNKTTKYEHVIPQIVAIEQNPNIEGLLVILNTVGGDVEAGLAIAEMLASLSKPTVSIVLGGGHSIGVPIAVSCDYSYIAETATMTIHPIRLTGLVIGVPQTFEYLDKMQERVINFVTKHSKVTEESFKELMFAKGNLTRDIGTNVIGNEAVNIGMINEVGGVGQAMRKLNELISANKHESGGEEGLLQ
- a CDS encoding YlzJ-like family protein, with product MTLYTIMPHEHVHPHQHEALTAYFEIMYNGIPVMVEHDGGTMLRIDRILSTDPAHFLQESVQPGQSIPLFEMLNN